The window AAAGTGAAAACTACCAACACATTCCATGCATACCTAAACTCAGAAGACACCGAATTAAACGAAAGTTCGACATTTTCTGAAATGAAGAACATTTTCAAAAACAATACCCGTGTATTGTTTTCCGAAAAAACGAACCCTATGACGAAGAAGAGTGGTTTAAAGATCACCGTTGATGATGTTTATAATATAAGCGCTTACTTTGATTCTGGTAGTAATGTTGAACAAGATTTCAGTGATATTCAAGATGAGCCAAATAGATCGTCAAATAAAAGATTGAGAGTGATTTTCTCAGACGACCCCAATAACGACTTCGACGATATTGTCGTCATTCTTCTTGACTATATGACCAAGTTGAAAGACGTCGTTGTTTACAACCCGACCCAAGAAAAAATCGTCTTTGATGCCAGAGAAGAGTGAACATCAGGCACTATGAGAATTGATAACCAAAAATTGGTAGATATAGCCTTGACCCTTAATGACCCAGATCACAATGTCTTGGGCCCTAACCTATATATTGAAAGCTGCCAGTTATACTCTCATGCCAGTACGAGCTCTCTTGTGATAGCTGGCGTTACAATGACAGACTGCACGTTTGAACAGATAGAGCCATTACTTAATTTCCATTTTGAAAATGCCCACCTGATCAACACAAGTTTTATCGGCACATATGACGGATGTGATTTTGGCGACTGGGACTCTAATAAAAGGTCGTCAATAAAAGACTGTGACTTTACCGAAGCTAAAGTAAACAATTCAAGATTTATTAATTGTGACATGGCGTCAATAAAACTTCCGTCATGGCCAATTTTTTCTATAATTAATCCTTGTAACGCTCATGAGTATGTAATAGGCCAGGATTGGCCAGGAGATCTAGGTATTGACTTAGATGTTATAACAGATATGCCTGCAGAGTGCAGTGCTATCATTATGAATGCCGAAAAACTGGCAAGTGATAATGAACTATCGATAACAGATATCTACTACATACTTAGCAATATTCCTGGATTTAAAACAAGTCTGTAAATCAGGATGTTATTTATTTTCAGAGGACAACTTTTATGTCTCGAGAGTATCTAAAAGCTATAGTTAGAAACGACATAGATATGATAGATAGTCTTATCAATCAAGGATTTGATATTTTTGATAAAACGAAAAAGGAGAATTGGAACATTCTACACCGTTCACTAATGTCCATCCGACTCACTCCTAAAATAAGCACCTTTGAGCACTTAATCAGAAAAGGTATAAACACAAACGACATTGATGTTTATGGAAACACTCCACTTCATTATGCCGTTAGAGCCAAGAGAGCTGATATAATTAAATCTCTGATCGACAATGGCGCCAAAGTTAATATCATAAACAAGGAAGGTGTTTCACCATTGAGAGAAGCATTTTCCAGTTTGCCTTTTGATTATGATTCAATAAAAACACTTATTGAGAATGGTGCTGATATTGACCAAAAGAATGAAAATGGCTCATCCATTAAAGATCTTGCTCAAAAGGTCGCATATCAAAGTGACGAAATTTTAAAACTCTTTCCCTGAGCAAAATTGAGCCTTTCGGAGCATTTAAAATACTCCATATTTTCAATAGAAGAGCTCGGCGAACAGAGGTACTGGCTGGTTAGCAGCTCGTGTTACACCACCTCAATACAATTGCGCCCTTTGGCTTTGGCTTGGTAGAGGGCGTAGTCGGCGCGGGTTAGCAGTTGCGACAGCGACTCGCCGCTTTGGTACTGGGTGACGCCGAAACTGGCGGTTTTGTTGCCCACCTTTTCAAAATGGAACTGGTTGATACGCTGGCGCAGATCCTGGGCCACGGCGCTGGCTTGGGCTGCGTCGGTTTCGGGGAGCAGGATAAAGAATTCTTCACCGCCGTGGCGGCCAACGTGGTCTTGCTGGCGCACATGGCGACGCAGCAGTGTGGCAAAACTGCCCAGCACCTTGTCACCCACGCTGTGGCCGAAGGTGTCGTTGACGGTTTTAAAAAAATCGATGTCCAGCATGATAACCGCCAGCGGCTTTGCCTGGGCCTGCCCCTTTTGCTTCTCCAGCTCGAAAAGCCCGGCCAT is drawn from Gallaecimonas pentaromativorans and contains these coding sequences:
- a CDS encoding GGDEF domain-containing protein gives rise to the protein MALYAATHSASTDDLTGLWNREKMAGLFELEKQKGQAQAKPLAVIMLDIDFFKTVNDTFGHSVGDKVLGSFATLLRRHVRQQDHVGRHGGEEFFILLPETDAAQASAVAQDLRQRINQFHFEKVGNKTASFGVTQYQSGESLSQLLTRADYALYQAKAKGRNCIEVV
- a CDS encoding pentapeptide repeat-containing protein — translated: MRIDNQKLVDIALTLNDPDHNVLGPNLYIESCQLYSHASTSSLVIAGVTMTDCTFEQIEPLLNFHFENAHLINTSFIGTYDGCDFGDWDSNKRSSIKDCDFTEAKVNNSRFINCDMASIKLPSWPIFSIINPCNAHEYVIGQDWPGDLGIDLDVITDMPAECSAIIMNAEKLASDNELSITDIYYILSNIPGFKTSL
- a CDS encoding ankyrin repeat domain-containing protein; the encoded protein is MSREYLKAIVRNDIDMIDSLINQGFDIFDKTKKENWNILHRSLMSIRLTPKISTFEHLIRKGINTNDIDVYGNTPLHYAVRAKRADIIKSLIDNGAKVNIINKEGVSPLREAFSSLPFDYDSIKTLIENGADIDQKNENGSSIKDLAQKVAYQSDEILKLFP